The following proteins are encoded in a genomic region of Nocardioides renjunii:
- a CDS encoding DUF4192 domain-containing protein, with the protein MDPTHGTPDPVRTPDPRPASAAPPDPAPTRLRARTPSDIAAFVPLALGFVPERSVVMLSIGAPGMNARVDLPHDPDDVDDVVEALLRPVRRNGVREVVVVVYDDDTTVADEAAWSLHEELTAAGIEVREVLRVHDDHWYAVLPGAPLAAYQGVPFSLVDHAFTAQGVFDGRVTHASREALRATLAPDPTAAIAASDVVGAAVLPPGALAALVRRHVRGGSTLSRAELASVAATVVVPARRDEAWVWLGRAEARSACELWSDAVRRLHGSHVAGPAAVLAFCAWLVGDGALSWCAVDRCREAEPAHSLAGLVAQLLESATSPDEWESLRPSTGASGDPAA; encoded by the coding sequence ATGGACCCCACACACGGCACACCAGACCCGGTCCGGACCCCGGACCCCCGCCCGGCCTCAGCGGCCCCGCCCGACCCCGCACCGACGCGCCTGCGCGCACGCACGCCCAGCGACATCGCGGCCTTCGTGCCGCTGGCCCTCGGCTTCGTCCCGGAGCGGTCGGTCGTGATGCTCAGCATCGGCGCCCCGGGGATGAACGCCCGCGTCGACCTGCCGCACGACCCCGACGACGTCGACGACGTGGTCGAGGCCCTGCTCCGCCCGGTGCGACGCAACGGCGTGCGCGAGGTGGTGGTGGTCGTCTACGACGACGACACCACCGTGGCCGACGAGGCCGCCTGGTCCCTCCACGAGGAGCTCACCGCCGCCGGCATCGAGGTGCGCGAGGTGCTGCGCGTCCACGACGACCACTGGTACGCCGTCCTCCCGGGCGCGCCGCTCGCGGCCTACCAGGGCGTCCCGTTCTCGCTCGTCGACCACGCCTTCACCGCCCAGGGCGTGTTCGACGGTCGGGTGACCCACGCCAGTCGTGAGGCGCTCCGGGCGACCCTCGCGCCGGACCCCACGGCTGCCATCGCAGCCTCCGACGTGGTGGGCGCCGCCGTGCTGCCGCCGGGCGCGCTGGCCGCGCTGGTCCGCCGCCACGTGCGAGGCGGCTCCACGCTCTCCCGCGCCGAGCTCGCCTCGGTGGCCGCGACGGTCGTGGTGCCCGCCCGGCGCGACGAGGCGTGGGTGTGGCTGGGCCGGGCCGAGGCCCGTAGCGCGTGCGAGCTGTGGTCGGACGCCGTACGGCGCCTGCACGGCTCGCACGTGGCGGGCCCGGCCGCCGTGCTGGCGTTCTGCGCGTGGCTGGTCGGCGACGGTGCCCTGTCGTGGTGTGCCGTCGACCGGTGTCGCGAGGCGGAGCCCGCGCACTCCCTGGCGGGGCTCGTCGCCCAGCTGCTCGAGTCCGCCACGTCGCCCGACGAGTGGGAGTCGCTGCGACCGTCGACGGGTGCCAGTGGTGACCCGGCCGCGTGA
- a CDS encoding glutamate-cysteine ligase family protein — protein sequence MGEEVANQEFSRADRTRHREKVRRNLDVFARMLREAAFDTDDPMTGLEMELNLIDDVGDPALKNAEVLEAIADPDFQTELGQFNIEINLAPAKLREGGLSTFEDSLRRSLNDAEEKAVKVGAHQVMIGILPTLAEGHMKLESLSSNPRYKLLSEQILAARGEDITISISGRERLTTTADSIVPEAACTSTQFHVQTSPDQFAAYWNAAQAIAGVQLAVSANSPYLLGKELWRETRIPLFEQATDTRSEELKAQGVRPRVWFGERWITSVFDLFEENVRYFPALLPVTDEEDPLDVLESGGTPELHELRLHNGTIYRWNRPVYDIAGGVPHLRVENRLLAAGPTVADTIANAALWFGLVRYLVESERPLWSQMSFSAAEENFHVAAQMGVEAQVYWPGIGQVRATELVLRRLLPMARAGLDSWGVPAEESDRYLGIIEQRCQAEASGSSWFVERVRQRGGADRYDALRATLLDYRERMHSNEPVHAWD from the coding sequence ATGGGAGAAGAGGTCGCGAACCAGGAGTTCAGCCGGGCCGACCGGACCCGGCACCGCGAGAAGGTGCGGCGCAACCTCGACGTGTTCGCCCGGATGCTGCGCGAGGCGGCGTTCGACACCGACGACCCGATGACCGGCCTCGAGATGGAGCTCAACCTCATCGACGACGTGGGCGACCCGGCGCTGAAGAACGCCGAGGTGCTCGAGGCCATCGCCGACCCCGACTTCCAGACCGAGCTGGGCCAGTTCAACATCGAGATCAACCTCGCCCCGGCCAAGCTCCGCGAGGGCGGCCTGTCCACCTTCGAGGACAGCCTGCGCCGCTCGCTCAACGACGCGGAGGAGAAGGCCGTCAAGGTCGGCGCGCACCAGGTGATGATCGGCATCCTGCCGACGCTCGCCGAGGGGCACATGAAGCTCGAGTCGCTCAGCTCCAACCCGCGCTACAAGCTGCTGTCCGAGCAGATCCTCGCGGCGCGCGGCGAGGACATCACCATCAGCATCTCCGGGCGCGAGCGGCTCACCACGACCGCCGACTCGATCGTGCCGGAGGCGGCCTGCACCAGCACGCAGTTCCACGTGCAGACCTCGCCCGACCAGTTCGCCGCCTACTGGAACGCCGCCCAGGCGATCGCGGGCGTCCAGCTCGCGGTGTCGGCCAACTCGCCCTACCTGCTCGGCAAGGAGCTGTGGCGCGAGACGCGCATCCCCCTCTTCGAGCAGGCCACCGACACCCGCAGCGAGGAGCTCAAGGCACAGGGCGTGCGCCCGCGCGTGTGGTTCGGCGAGCGATGGATCACGTCGGTGTTCGACCTGTTCGAGGAGAACGTCCGCTACTTCCCGGCGCTGCTCCCGGTGACCGACGAGGAGGACCCGCTCGACGTCCTTGAGTCCGGCGGCACCCCCGAGCTCCACGAGCTGCGGCTGCACAACGGCACCATCTACCGCTGGAACCGGCCGGTCTACGACATCGCCGGCGGGGTGCCGCACCTGCGCGTCGAGAACAGGCTCCTGGCGGCCGGCCCGACCGTGGCCGACACCATCGCCAACGCCGCCCTGTGGTTCGGCCTCGTCCGCTACCTCGTCGAGAGCGAGCGGCCGCTGTGGTCGCAGATGTCCTTCTCCGCCGCCGAGGAGAACTTCCACGTCGCCGCGCAGATGGGCGTGGAGGCGCAGGTCTACTGGCCCGGCATCGGCCAGGTCCGGGCCACCGAGCTCGTGCTGCGCCGGCTGCTGCCCATGGCCCGGGCGGGACTCGACTCGTGGGGCGTCCCCGCCGAGGAGAGCGACCGCTACCTCGGGATCATCGAGCAGCGCTGCCAGGCCGAGGCCAGCGGGTCCTCGTGGTTCGTCGAGCGGGTGCGCCAGCGCGGGGGAGCCGACCGCTACGACGCCCTGCGCGCGACGCTCCTCGACTACCGCGAGCGGATGCACAGCAACGAGCCGGTGCACGCCTGGGACTGA
- a CDS encoding universal stress protein yields MGTVVVGYVPKPEGEAALSAGINEAKLRGSKLVVVNSHRGGQEFDGPKARAAEDDLAGIRATLEESGVEHDIRQLVRGFEPAEDLISIAEANHAELLVIGLRRRSPVGKLILGSNAQRVLLDAPCPVLAVKAQ; encoded by the coding sequence ATGGGCACCGTCGTCGTCGGATACGTCCCCAAGCCGGAGGGCGAGGCTGCCCTGTCCGCGGGCATCAACGAGGCCAAGCTGCGCGGCAGCAAGCTGGTCGTCGTCAACTCGCACCGGGGAGGCCAGGAGTTCGACGGACCCAAGGCGCGTGCCGCGGAGGACGACCTCGCGGGCATCAGGGCCACGCTGGAGGAGTCCGGCGTCGAGCACGACATCCGCCAGCTGGTGCGCGGCTTCGAGCCCGCCGAGGACCTCATCAGCATCGCCGAGGCCAACCACGCCGAGCTGCTCGTCATCGGCCTGCGCCGTCGCTCGCCCGTCGGCAAGCTCATCCTCGGGAGCAACGCGCAGCGCGTGCTCCTCGATGCCCCCTGCCCGGTGCTCGCGGTCAAGGCGCAGTAG
- a CDS encoding HhH-GPD-type base excision DNA repair protein, which translates to MAIQITGDPAADKVLDDSAFALLAGMMLDQQYPMEHAFRGPAKVLDRLGTFEPAAIAAADPEQFAAMASTPPAIHRFPGSMAARLQELARIVEDTYGGDASRLWTEAADGKDLLKRVMALPGFGKQKAQIFVALLAKQLGVRPDGWERVVGDYALEGHRSVADVVDADSLQKVRDFKKAKKAAARTATQPPAD; encoded by the coding sequence ATGGCCATCCAGATCACCGGCGACCCCGCCGCCGACAAGGTCCTCGACGACTCCGCGTTCGCGCTGCTGGCGGGGATGATGCTCGACCAGCAGTACCCCATGGAGCACGCCTTCCGCGGCCCGGCCAAGGTGCTCGACCGGTTGGGCACGTTCGAGCCCGCGGCGATCGCGGCGGCCGACCCCGAGCAGTTCGCGGCGATGGCCTCCACCCCGCCGGCCATCCACCGGTTCCCCGGCTCGATGGCGGCCCGGCTGCAGGAGCTCGCCCGCATCGTCGAGGACACCTACGGCGGCGACGCCTCCCGGCTGTGGACCGAGGCCGCCGACGGCAAGGACCTGCTCAAGCGGGTCATGGCGCTGCCGGGCTTCGGCAAGCAGAAGGCCCAGATCTTCGTGGCGCTGCTGGCCAAGCAGCTCGGCGTGCGCCCCGACGGCTGGGAGCGCGTGGTCGGTGACTACGCCCTCGAGGGCCACCGCTCGGTCGCCGACGTGGTCGACGCCGACTCGCTGCAGAAGGTGCGCGACTTCAAGAAGGCCAAGAAGGCCGCGGCCAGGACCGCGACGCAGCCGCCCGCCGACTAG
- a CDS encoding RNA polymerase sigma factor produces MFVSSHARKLLPAEVLTHPSIAALVAGATSTGTVSPEDVRRASDEAGVEPRHLKALLVHLSGLGISVQIDAASSRAVAATSKRAATSAAAKKAPAKKAPATKAAAATTAEAPAKKAAAKKTAAKKAADTPVDPAADVVDLGAAAPVVIGPDGKKLLPDIPDEVFEKDVAKDPTIKEDEKQAFTVSAADETDEPEQQVMVAGATADPVKDYLKQIGKVPLLNAEMEVELAKRIEAGLFSEEKLAKGGRISPKMLEEYEWIAEDGRRAKNHLLEANLRLVVSLAKRYTGRGMLFLDLIQEGNLGLIRAVEKFDYTKGYKFSTYATWWIRQAITRAMADQARTIRIPVHMVEVINKLARVQRQMLQDLGREPTPEELAKELDMTPEKVIEVQKYGREPISLHTPLGEDGDSEFGDLIEDSEAIVPADAVSFTLLQEQLHAVLDTLSEREAGVVSMRFGLTDGQPKTLDEIGKVYGVTRERIRQIESKTMSKLRHPSRSQVLRDYLD; encoded by the coding sequence GTGTTCGTGTCCTCACACGCACGCAAGTTGCTCCCCGCGGAGGTGCTCACGCACCCCTCCATCGCCGCTCTGGTCGCCGGCGCCACATCGACCGGCACCGTGTCCCCCGAGGACGTGCGACGTGCCAGTGACGAGGCCGGTGTCGAGCCCCGGCACCTGAAGGCCCTGCTGGTGCACCTCAGCGGTCTGGGCATCTCCGTCCAGATCGACGCCGCCAGCTCGCGCGCGGTCGCTGCGACCAGCAAGCGTGCCGCGACGTCCGCGGCGGCGAAGAAGGCCCCGGCCAAGAAGGCGCCCGCGACCAAGGCGGCCGCCGCGACGACCGCCGAGGCCCCCGCCAAGAAGGCCGCGGCGAAGAAGACCGCCGCCAAGAAGGCCGCCGACACCCCGGTCGACCCCGCGGCCGACGTCGTCGACCTCGGTGCCGCGGCTCCCGTGGTGATCGGCCCGGACGGCAAGAAGCTGCTGCCGGACATCCCCGACGAGGTGTTCGAGAAGGACGTCGCCAAGGACCCGACGATCAAGGAGGACGAGAAGCAGGCCTTCACCGTCTCCGCGGCCGACGAGACCGACGAGCCCGAGCAGCAGGTCATGGTGGCCGGCGCCACCGCCGACCCGGTGAAGGACTACCTCAAGCAGATCGGCAAGGTCCCGCTCCTCAACGCCGAGATGGAGGTCGAGCTCGCCAAGCGCATCGAGGCCGGCCTGTTCTCCGAGGAGAAGCTCGCCAAGGGCGGCCGGATCAGCCCGAAGATGCTCGAGGAGTACGAGTGGATCGCCGAGGACGGTCGGCGCGCCAAGAACCACCTCCTCGAGGCCAACCTGCGACTCGTGGTCTCGCTCGCCAAGCGCTACACCGGCCGCGGGATGCTGTTCCTGGACCTCATCCAGGAGGGCAACCTCGGTCTGATCCGCGCGGTGGAGAAGTTCGACTACACCAAGGGCTACAAGTTCTCGACCTACGCGACCTGGTGGATCCGCCAGGCGATCACCCGCGCCATGGCCGACCAGGCCCGCACCATCCGCATCCCGGTGCACATGGTCGAGGTCATCAACAAGCTCGCCCGCGTCCAGCGGCAGATGCTCCAGGACCTGGGCCGCGAGCCCACGCCGGAGGAGCTGGCCAAGGAGCTCGACATGACCCCCGAGAAGGTCATCGAGGTCCAGAAGTACGGCCGCGAGCCCATCTCGCTGCACACGCCCCTCGGTGAGGACGGCGACTCCGAGTTCGGTGACCTCATCGAGGACTCCGAGGCGATCGTCCCGGCGGACGCGGTCTCGTTCACCCTGCTGCAGGAGCAGCTGCACGCGGTGCTCGACACCCTGTCCGAGCGCGAGGCCGGCGTGGTCTCGATGCGGTTCGGCCTCACCGACGGCCAGCCCAAGACCCTCGACGAGATCGGCAAGGTCTACGGCGTGACGCGCGAGCGCATCCGCCAGATCGAGTCCAAGACGATGTCGAAGCTGCGGCACCCCAGCCGCTCGCAGGTCCTGCGCGACTACCTGGACTGA
- a CDS encoding DASS family sodium-coupled anion symporter: MSDHARPATYRTLDEVEETLSPAEQRFERLRRTSGLVAGPVVAVVVYLLCSGLDDPAQKLAGILSLVIVWWMTEAIPIPVTAMLAMALCVVLGVAPAEEVFALFGNSTIFVFIGGFVLAEAMRKHGLDKRFAYGVLSIPGVASSTVRVVVAFGIISASLSAFVSNTASAAMLMPIAMGIIGFLAGRVASQSDEDTDPDDVRRLRFSTALLLMVAYGASVGGLLTPVGSPPNLIGRELITQETGEEIPFFTWMLLAFPVVLLMFIALCVVLLRLNRPETKRIEGAEEFIREQRAELGRMSPGGRNTLIAFGITVTLWIFPGAVALVTGGEGAFYESVALHLQEGAVAILGASLLFLLPIDWPRRQFTITWNDAARIDWGTIVLFGSGIALGGLLGSTGLAETMGTGLSDLLGVSSLLSITLLSTVIAVVISETTSNTASVGVVAPIAIQLAIAADVNPAIPALAAVFGASYGFMLPVSTPPNAIVYGTGLVPITRMIRSGIVFDVIGIVIIVAGVTTMANVLGIG, from the coding sequence GTGTCCGACCACGCCCGCCCGGCGACGTACCGCACGCTCGACGAGGTCGAGGAGACCCTCAGCCCGGCGGAGCAGCGCTTCGAACGGCTGCGCCGCACCTCGGGCCTGGTCGCCGGACCGGTGGTCGCGGTGGTGGTCTACCTGCTCTGCTCCGGCCTGGACGACCCGGCGCAGAAGCTGGCCGGGATCCTGAGCCTCGTCATCGTGTGGTGGATGACCGAGGCGATCCCGATCCCGGTCACCGCCATGCTCGCGATGGCGCTGTGCGTGGTGCTCGGCGTGGCACCGGCCGAGGAGGTGTTCGCGCTCTTCGGCAACTCCACGATCTTCGTCTTCATCGGAGGCTTCGTGCTGGCGGAGGCGATGCGCAAGCACGGCCTCGACAAGCGGTTCGCCTACGGCGTGCTCAGCATCCCGGGCGTCGCCTCGTCCACGGTGCGCGTCGTGGTGGCCTTCGGGATCATCAGCGCCAGCCTCAGCGCCTTCGTGTCCAACACGGCGAGCGCCGCGATGCTCATGCCGATCGCGATGGGGATCATCGGGTTCCTGGCCGGCCGGGTCGCGTCGCAGTCCGACGAGGACACCGACCCCGACGACGTGCGCCGGCTCCGCTTCTCGACCGCCCTGCTGCTGATGGTCGCGTACGGCGCCAGCGTCGGCGGACTGCTGACCCCCGTCGGCAGCCCGCCGAACCTCATCGGTCGCGAGCTGATCACCCAGGAGACCGGCGAGGAGATCCCCTTCTTCACCTGGATGCTGCTGGCCTTCCCCGTGGTCCTCCTGATGTTCATCGCCCTGTGCGTGGTGCTGCTCCGGCTCAACCGGCCGGAGACCAAGCGGATCGAGGGCGCTGAGGAGTTCATTCGCGAGCAGCGTGCCGAGCTGGGTCGGATGAGCCCCGGCGGGCGCAACACCCTGATCGCGTTCGGGATCACCGTGACGCTGTGGATCTTCCCCGGCGCCGTCGCGCTCGTCACCGGCGGCGAGGGTGCGTTCTACGAGAGCGTCGCTCTCCACCTCCAGGAGGGTGCCGTCGCGATCCTCGGCGCCAGCCTGCTCTTCCTGCTGCCCATCGATTGGCCGCGGCGCCAGTTCACGATCACCTGGAACGACGCGGCCCGGATCGACTGGGGCACGATCGTGCTGTTCGGCTCCGGCATCGCGCTCGGCGGGCTCCTCGGCTCAACCGGTCTGGCCGAGACCATGGGCACCGGGCTGAGCGACCTTCTCGGTGTCAGCTCGCTGCTCTCGATCACGCTGCTGTCGACGGTGATCGCCGTCGTCATCAGCGAGACCACCAGCAACACCGCGAGCGTCGGCGTGGTGGCGCCGATCGCCATCCAGCTGGCCATCGCGGCCGACGTCAACCCGGCGATCCCGGCCCTCGCGGCGGTGTTCGGCGCGTCGTACGGCTTCATGCTCCCGGTCTCGACGCCGCCCAACGCGATCGTCTACGGCACCGGGCTGGTGCCCATCACCCGGATGATCCGCTCCGGCATCGTCTTCGACGTCATCGGCATCGTGATCATCGTGGCGGGCGTGACGACCATGGCCAACGTCCTGGGCATCGGCTGA
- a CDS encoding SGNH/GDSL hydrolase family protein translates to MLGRPLLTTSALAGTLLLATAMLSGLAAPAQADPLPPTAVAMGDSFISGEGAGGYVAVTDQSGVAQGFPGWSAPNSNPYFCHRSAHASIQVADLPGITQRVNLACSGAQPADMASASSARPAGRTVAAQVDQLREVARTGDVDLVLLGLGSNNSQFTFGGVAAECAGRFVADGYTGWWEVWIHFVNWVTGEELNERACSDADFATAAQLQAARAETTVAVRQVLDVLAEVDADGEHRVVLQDYTNPLPPAYAEQYRTEDGRSDTRDKYRALVDERYAAGCPADIDTLAPAHRFSQNLGGLVAGVASTLQAERPGTDITYLDVQRAFDGARLCENPGSPGNALATPLRVMDGPSGVHVQSFGPYDKLDIKRVTDTCQSYYQTCQESWHPNAAGHQALGRCLSGAWTATEATRVSCARTSAGSIVVQ, encoded by the coding sequence ATGCTCGGACGACCCCTGCTCACCACGTCGGCCCTGGCCGGCACCCTGCTGCTCGCGACGGCGATGCTGTCGGGCCTGGCGGCACCGGCCCAGGCCGACCCGCTCCCACCGACCGCCGTCGCGATGGGCGACAGCTTCATCAGCGGCGAGGGAGCCGGTGGCTACGTCGCCGTCACCGACCAGTCGGGGGTGGCCCAGGGCTTCCCGGGGTGGTCCGCGCCCAACAGCAACCCCTACTTCTGCCACCGCTCCGCCCACGCCTCCATCCAGGTCGCCGACCTGCCCGGGATCACCCAGCGCGTCAACCTCGCCTGCTCGGGCGCGCAGCCCGCCGACATGGCATCCGCCTCCAGCGCCCGGCCGGCGGGGCGCACGGTCGCCGCCCAGGTCGACCAGCTCCGCGAGGTGGCGCGGACCGGTGACGTCGACCTCGTCCTGCTGGGCCTGGGCTCCAACAACAGCCAGTTCACCTTCGGCGGCGTCGCCGCCGAGTGTGCCGGGCGCTTCGTCGCCGACGGCTACACCGGTTGGTGGGAGGTGTGGATCCACTTCGTCAACTGGGTCACCGGTGAGGAGCTCAACGAGCGGGCCTGCTCCGACGCGGACTTCGCGACCGCGGCGCAGCTGCAGGCGGCGCGCGCGGAGACGACCGTCGCGGTCCGCCAGGTCCTCGACGTCCTGGCCGAGGTCGACGCCGACGGCGAGCACCGAGTGGTGCTCCAGGACTACACCAACCCGCTGCCGCCGGCCTACGCCGAGCAGTACCGCACCGAGGACGGGCGCAGCGACACCCGCGACAAGTACCGCGCGCTCGTCGACGAGAGGTACGCCGCGGGGTGCCCGGCCGACATCGACACGCTCGCCCCGGCGCACCGCTTCAGCCAGAACCTCGGCGGGCTCGTCGCCGGCGTGGCCTCGACGCTGCAGGCCGAGCGGCCCGGGACCGACATCACCTACCTCGACGTGCAGCGTGCCTTCGACGGCGCGCGCCTCTGCGAGAACCCCGGGAGCCCGGGCAACGCGCTGGCCACCCCGCTGCGGGTGATGGACGGGCCCAGCGGGGTCCACGTGCAGAGCTTCGGCCCCTACGACAAGCTCGACATCAAGCGCGTCACCGACACCTGCCAGTCCTACTACCAGACCTGCCAGGAGTCGTGGCACCCGAACGCCGCCGGCCACCAGGCGCTGGGGCGTTGCCTGAGCGGGGCCTGGACGGCGACGGAGGCGACGCGCGTCAGCTGCGCCCGCACGTCCGCGGGCAGCATCGTCGTCCAGTGA
- a CDS encoding TetR family transcriptional regulator, which yields MSHAGSGGARGGAGRAPAAPSRRRPQQVRSQETVDRILLAADHEIGERGLAGASTTRIAARAGLSVGALYRFFHDRDAIADALAARYLEAVTPAYADAVSQVSSLEDLEAVVGVLVRRAADLQLEHPGYYRLTEELAPERGDSPARVVREHLLDLFTEALRRAGVATPPPELRAVVELCIETVRHTLAHHPAQDPGRAASLAELELMLGAYLSSRLR from the coding sequence GTGAGCCACGCCGGGTCCGGGGGAGCCAGGGGAGGAGCCGGGAGGGCGCCCGCTGCGCCCTCCCGGCGCCGTCCCCAGCAGGTGCGCTCCCAGGAGACGGTCGACCGGATCCTCCTCGCCGCCGACCACGAGATCGGCGAGCGCGGGCTGGCCGGCGCGAGCACCACCCGCATCGCGGCGCGGGCCGGGCTGTCCGTGGGTGCGCTCTACCGGTTCTTCCACGACCGGGACGCGATCGCCGACGCCCTCGCGGCCCGCTACCTCGAGGCCGTGACGCCGGCGTACGCCGACGCGGTGTCGCAGGTGTCGTCCCTCGAGGACCTCGAGGCGGTCGTCGGCGTGCTGGTCCGGCGGGCGGCCGACCTGCAGCTGGAGCACCCCGGCTACTACCGGCTCACCGAGGAGCTCGCGCCCGAGCGCGGCGACTCGCCGGCGCGGGTCGTGCGCGAGCACCTGCTCGACCTCTTCACCGAGGCGCTGCGGAGGGCGGGCGTCGCCACGCCCCCGCCCGAGCTGCGCGCGGTCGTGGAGCTCTGCATCGAGACCGTGCGGCACACGCTCGCCCACCACCCGGCACAGGACCCCGGACGGGCGGCGTCGCTGGCGGAGCTCGAGCTCATGCTCGGCGCCTACCTGAGCTCCCGGCTACGGTGA